Below is a genomic region from Erigeron canadensis isolate Cc75 chromosome 7, C_canadensis_v1, whole genome shotgun sequence.
GGGTGCGAAAAAGTGGGTGAAGGGTGCTGATGAAGAAATATCCAAGGCTGAAGAATTTGTTGAAGAAGAAACGAATGCCAAGAAGACGTGCTTCAAACTAGCAATGTGCGGTAATTGGCACACCCTTCATCATTACGGAAGAAAGGCAATAAAGATGGCTCCTCTTATTTTGCAGCAACAAGTAAGTGGCACGCCTTATGAAAGATGCGTCTCTATTGAAACTCCTGCACCGGGACCACTAGATGTTTATCAAAACAAAGATCTTGATGATCTTCATACCCATAATTCAGCTTtggggtatatcatcaagtcTCTTGAAGACGAGAGCACACAAATCACTGGAATCTATGGATTAGGAGGCGTAGGGAAAACGACATTAGCCATGGAAGTTGCTGCAAGAGTTAAGAATAATCTGTTCGCTGATGTTGCTTTTACAACCGTCTCTCTAACAATAAATGCTGAGAAGATTCAGAAGGATCTTGAAAATGCAACAAAGCGGATAATGAAAGGTGACAAGATTCTTATCATATTAGATGATGTTTGGGAGAAACTAAATTTGGAAAAATTGTGTATTCCATGTGGGAATAATTTCATGACTTGTAAGATCTTATTGACGTCTAGAAGTGAAAAAGTGTGCCGAAAAATGAATGCTCAAAGAATAATTTGGGTAAATTCGTTGCCAATAGAAGAAGCATGGATTCTTTTCAAACGTGTGGTTGGTAAGAGATTGGAGACAGATTTCAACTTGAAACCAGTTGCATTGAAGGTTGTTGAAGAGTGCGGAGGATTGCCACTGCTTATTCAAGCAGTAGGAAATGCCTTAAAAGATGAAAGCACCAAATCGTGGGAATCGGCTCTTACACAGCTACAGAAACATGCACCTTTAGATATCGATGAGGAGAtacgaaaatcatttactcattTGAAGTTAAGCTATGAGTATCTTAAAAGTGAAGAAGCCAAGTCGTGTTTTTTGCTCTGTAGCATGTTCCCTGAAGACTATATTATCCCATTGGAAGACTTGGTATTTTTTGGGGTGGCTTTAGAAAAGTTTGATGACCTGGATAGCATAGAGGATGCAAGAAGCAGGGTTCAAAATGCAGTAAATATCCTCACTTCTTCTGGTTTGTTATTGAATGTGGGGAATGAAGAGGTCACAAAAATGCATGATGTTGTTCGTGATGTGGCATTGTTAATTGCATCTGAAGGCAATAACAAATTTCTGGTGAAAGCTTGGCAAGGTTTAACTGAATGGCTACCAAGAGATACGAGCTTAGAAAGCTACAAAGGAATTGCACTCATTAGTAATAACATCATCAAGCTTCCTAGTTATAAGGTAAACGTACCAAACCTAGAGATTTTCTTTGTATGCGGAAATCGTGACTTGTCAATGATTTCTGATGAATTCATTGGGTGCATGAAAAAATTAAAGCTTTTAGATATCTCGTGGAATAATATCTCATCATTGCCACAATCATTTCAACTCCTAACAAAGCTTCGTACGCTCGATCTCCGTGGAAATAAATCTCTCTATGAAATTTCCATACTTGGGGAGTTAAAAGCCCTTGAGATTTTAATACTAAATGGAACTGGAATCATTGAAATTCCTAAAGAGATTTGCCAATTAGTAAACTTGAGAGTGCTCGAAATTAAGGATTGTGTTGATCTATCTCGCATAACACAAGGTGTTATATCAGCGCTTTGGAGATTGGAAGAGTTATGCATTGAATTTATGTTGAAGTTCAAAGGAGCTTCTGATTGTATAGTTGAGGTAATAAGCTTGTCAAAGCTCGCATACTTAGACTTAACAGTTCCAAGTATTGATCAAATTCCTACAGATGGACAAGGTTTCAATTCAGAAACATTGAAAGGATTTGTGATTGAAATAGGAGAATACCGTCGAGATGTAGGCGTCAAAGTTGTCTTCCTTTCAAGGTCAGGTCGATATCTAGTTCTCTCAGCAGTACATCTTAGGATTCCTTTAGCGAAATGGTTAAAGAATTTGATTGAGGGAAGTCTTCCTAATATAATTCTATATGGTATTGAAAACTTGAATAACGTCATGCCTACCTTGTATCATCAAGGTTTCACTAAATTACAGAATATTCATTTGAATGATTGCCCTAATGTGTCATGCTTAGTAGATAATGATACAAGGTGTAATCGGGATGAAGGGAAAACAAAGGAAAAGTTTTTCAAGGAACTAAAACACATTGAATTGTGGTATCTTGAAAATTTGGAGGTGTTATGGAAATGCCCAGATGAATGTATAAGTCTTACTAACCTAGTCACTCTTTATATAGAAGGTTCTGATAAGTTAGGAAGTGTATTTACAGTGCGTGTAGCACAAGGCCTTGTCAATCTCAACTTTCTATTTATTCGAAATTGTGATGGTTTAGAGGATGTGATTTGGGGTGGTGATGGAGGAGATGATGAATCTGGTTGTATTATCGTGTTCCCTTCCCTTGCCCAGATATTCCTTTTGAAATTAAGGAGACTCAAAAGCTTCTATTTAGGGAGTGAGAATTGTAGCTTCGAATATCCATCTTTGGTGGAAGTTAAAATTGGTGGTTGTGGAAGCATGCAAATATGGGGACATGGAATCCATGAAACACCCAACCTCAAAACATTGGTTGTGAATCCATATGACGATGTACGTAGATTACAGTTGGATGGACCTAATGCCATCAATGATGTTGTGGCAAAAGCAAGAGACTTGGACAAGAGAAAGGTAATAAAGTTAATTATTGTCTGATTAATTATGTGGTATACAGTTTCCAGAAGTCCatattttgttgtgttttttatatatttgttattctTTTCAGCAACAAGCAAACCTTTATAAACCGAACGCCAAATGAAAAGGAAGAAGATGATAAAGGAAGGGTAGACAATAAAGATGATGAAGAGTTAATACTATGAACAAATTTTCCGGATTTAAGGCTGATTCTTTATCATGAAGACTATGGATCATATCATTTCTCATAATATTTTAGTGATATGACTTTTTCTGTTTGTTGTTAATCATAGTATTTCTCAAACTACTATATGTACCTAAAGaagatttgttttatttgtaaGTAAGGCTGTAAACGAATTAGGCCAAGTTTGGGCCCGAGTTTGACTCGCTTAAAAGCCTGGGCTTGTATCCTAAAACTTAGAGAGATCGAACCAAGTTTCGAGTCTTACGTGTAAGCTACACACAACTAAGATATGAGAACATCACACAACAGGCGTCTGGTTAACTGTAGATCCATACTTGTATGGTTCACGATTATTTTAGTAGCCAGCCGGTCGATATCAACCGTCCAAGTTTGAATATTGACCTTTGACGTCACTACTTTGTTCCATGGCagaagagtaaattacacttttcgttccTAAAGTTggcacatttttcacttttgatccctaaactttaaaaattacaattttgaccctaaagttggacaattttttcaataatcgttcttcggccttacggcgttaaaaaatggccgttaacgtacgcacgtgctagacacgtgagggcagtaatgtcatttcaccttacaccgagggacgaaaagtgaaaaaatagctacttgaggaacgaaaagtgaaaaaatagctacttgagggacgtaaagtgaaaaaatagctatttgagggacgaaaaatgaaaattatacaaataaatttattccaATAGACATTTATTTCCGATCATCTTTGCTGATCATCTTTCCGATCGTCTTTTCCAATagaattttccgactagacatttatttcccctttacccccaagcctctccaatcaccaccacctaataaccacTAACAATAGTCGCCGCTACCAGTCACCGTCGTCTGTAACCAacaccagccaccgccgtctatAACCACCACGAGCCACTGCCACCCACCGCCGCCTATAATTACCAACAGCCACCGCCACTACAATCAACAACAACTACCACagcctacaatcaccaccatccaccgctgcctacaattaccaccaaacaccGTCATATACagtcacctccaaccaccgccgtctacattcaccaccaaccaaccgccgctgactagaatcaccaccaaccaccgccgccacctagaatcaccaccatccaccgtccccctttcaattaaaatcaaaatttagaaaagaaaaaaaaaagataactgacatgtttgaactataatttgttttattggttgtgttttgaatgtcatgaatttgagtaaatgattttttttgtagtttcgatttggattcaaagtcgagtttttattaagTATCATcgaaaaataaatgtctagtcggaaaattccatTGGTAAAAATGATCGGAGAAGATGATCGGGAAAGAAAgtatggaagaataaatttatttgtatgattttcatttttcgtccctcaagt
It encodes:
- the LOC122609183 gene encoding probable disease resistance protein At4g27220, translated to MAETGSAVAGKVVDSLFVVAKKQISYMWNYTQNVDTLKRALQDLKGMRERVQVQIDIAIRNGDNLLEGAKKWVKGADEEISKAEEFVEEETNAKKTCFKLAMCGNWHTLHHYGRKAIKMAPLILQQQVSGTPYERCVSIETPAPGPLDVYQNKDLDDLHTHNSALGYIIKSLEDESTQITGIYGLGGVGKTTLAMEVAARVKNNLFADVAFTTVSLTINAEKIQKDLENATKRIMKGDKILIILDDVWEKLNLEKLCIPCGNNFMTCKILLTSRSEKVCRKMNAQRIIWVNSLPIEEAWILFKRVVGKRLETDFNLKPVALKVVEECGGLPLLIQAVGNALKDESTKSWESALTQLQKHAPLDIDEEIRKSFTHLKLSYEYLKSEEAKSCFLLCSMFPEDYIIPLEDLVFFGVALEKFDDLDSIEDARSRVQNAVNILTSSGLLLNVGNEEVTKMHDVVRDVALLIASEGNNKFLVKAWQGLTEWLPRDTSLESYKGIALISNNIIKLPSYKVNVPNLEIFFVCGNRDLSMISDEFIGCMKKLKLLDISWNNISSLPQSFQLLTKLRTLDLRGNKSLYEISILGELKALEILILNGTGIIEIPKEICQLVNLRVLEIKDCVDLSRITQGVISALWRLEELCIEFMLKFKGASDCIVEVISLSKLAYLDLTVPSIDQIPTDGQGFNSETLKGFVIEIGEYRRDVGVKVVFLSRSGRYLVLSAVHLRIPLAKWLKNLIEGSLPNIILYGIENLNNVMPTLYHQGFTKLQNIHLNDCPNVSCLVDNDTRCNRDEGKTKEKFFKELKHIELWYLENLEVLWKCPDECISLTNLVTLYIEGSDKLGSVFTVRVAQGLVNLNFLFIRNCDGLEDVIWGGDGGDDESGCIIVFPSLAQIFLLKLRRLKSFYLGSENCSFEYPSLVEVKIGGCGSMQIWGHGIHETPNLKTLVVNPYDDVRRLQLDGPNAINDVVAKARDLDKRKQQANLYKPNAK